A segment of the uncultured Desulfobulbus sp. genome:
CTCGAAGAAAAGGCAAAAACTGTCGATCTCAGTTCCCATGGGCTCTGTTTCTCCTGTGACCGCCTCCTCCAACCCGATACTATGATTTATTATGCGGTAGAGGGGGAAAATAAACGTGATCTGGCCCATGGCCTGGGGCGGGTTATCTGGTCCAAACAGGTTGAGAATCAACCTTTGTTTCATATCGGTGTTGATTTTTCCAGCCATTCTCCTCAACTTGATCATCATTAA
Coding sequences within it:
- a CDS encoding PilZ domain-containing protein is translated as MQRAERDNRRRSIRRLLSTPFRFSEISDLEKSSTYLEEKAKTVDLSSHGLCFSCDRLLQPDTMIYYAVEGENKRDLAHGLGRVIWSKQVENQPLFHIGVDFSSHSPQLDHH